The sequence below is a genomic window from Silene latifolia isolate original U9 population chromosome 7, ASM4854445v1, whole genome shotgun sequence.
ATCGACCCTCATTCCTACTCGCCAAGGGCGACAGCCTTAATGGCACTGGAGTAGTGTTCTTCTAATAATATTAATCCCAGTCCTTGAAAGCTAGAAGGCTACAACAATCACTTCTTTTACAGTAAATATCATCCATATTTGCCAAGGATGATGGGTAACCAGTACTAAAAGCAAGACAAAAaaaattcatttgtttatttaGGGGAGAGCTGAAAAAGGGGAAAACGCTAAGAAACCACACAGTACAAATTCATTCAGGTACAcctaggggtcgtttggttgcataTAGGAATTTGTATTGCCTAGGAAGTCATAAAACACGTGAATttggaattcatgtgaattgcaaaaaaatGTTTGGTTGCCATGGAGGAAGtgcaattcatgtaggcattctaacttacctaggggggcctaggtaagcaacttcctccattgtggaggaattggaattcatgggaacttccaattcatgtgaattggggtaaccaaacaacatacccattttgcaattcacatgaatttaagTTCCTGCATTGTTTAGTGGGTAACCAAACGACCCCCTAAACGTTATAAGCATCCTCCAGGTGCATAAGATTTATAAAAGTTGCTCCcacaaaaaaaaaaggtttttaaGAAGAGAACCAGTCCAGAACTATGTATACAAGATCACAGACACAGTTATACAATCCTGAACGTTTTCGGAGCAATTGACGAATGCATGAACAAGTAGTAATTCTATAATAGAATACAACAGGTCACTTTGGCATCCACATTATGCCAGTCGTCGGCATCTTAAAAGAAAattctaacaagcaaagaagGAATCAACTGTACACAAACTTACCTCCAAATGATTAGAACAGAGGAGACATTGATGAAGAAAAAAAAGCCACCTAAATTATTAAAAAGGACCCAGCCATAAAATTAACTTACAGGAACATCAGTAGGTGCATGCTCAAGTCTGAGAGTAATTTTCTCTTTGTTTGTGCTGTTAGCTGGCATGATCCACAGTGGCCATAAGTCATCACTGCCTAAAAGCTTGTCGATTAAATTTTGCTCCTCTAATTGACTTACACACAGACATTCACAAACTTCAACGATCCACTTGCAGCATAAAGACGTTACTACACTAGTATCAAATGTGTCGTCCACAAAAATAGAGGACCTATTAAACTGAACAAGAAGGCTCCCTAGTTTAGCACGAAATTGTGCCGGAAAACTTCTCCAGAATTGTTTGTCAATGCTAGTACGGAATTCGTGCATAGCTCTACCAAACTTCTCCCTTGCCATCATATGATCCTGGGAACAATTCTTTAACTCGGTGCCTAATAATTGCGATAAACAGCAGTCCCAGTCAATTACAAACATAACACCTGCAGCGCCTAGGAGCAACTCACTCTCCTTGCAATATGACTTCAAGGTAAAAGTGCTACTACTAAGAACCTCAAGAGCAAAGTAAGCCCTCTTAGCCAAATGTCCCACATCTACATTATGTTTTATTTCTGATGTAGAAGAGTTCACTAGAGAACGTGATAATGAACCGAATTTCCTGACGCAAGCAAAAGGAGACTCCATAATGAAAGCTACTAACTCATCAAATGCTCTCTCGTAAACATGAACAGTCGCATTTTTGGAAAGAAAAGATACATCATCATCTTCCATGGAACCACCAAGGACAGCTCTGCAGCAGAAAGTCCACCAAGCATCAGAGATGACATAAATGTAGATACAAGTACCACGATAATAACTAAACAGCCTGAACAGTGTAGCAGAATGACTGCTACTTCACAATATAAAGCACAGCCAATTTAGTTAGCCATTAGAATATGAGTCTTTGGCTCCACTGGAAATGAAAAAATGCACCGAAATGTATATGGTCTTACAAATCTAACATGGGCCAGGACTCTCCCCAACAACGATGAGAGTCACCATTGAGCTTGAGCTCAGCAAAAAGCTTAAAGGCCATATCGGAATGCAATCACAAATAACATAAATCTGAAGCATGAGCCATACCGTATGAACTTCACATGAGAATCTAGCGACTCAGGAGCACTCAACATAACAGAAAATGCAACTGAATCCAGCTTCTCATGCTGCCAGCACGAAATTTGGAAAATTTTGTTGTTATGGACTCTTGATCTTTGCCTTGTCAAACTCCTTACTTTTTGAATAAGAGTAGCCAACCTTCCAACGTGAGATGTACCAGCAATGGCAGCATATGAGATAATGGTATCCCATTGCTCAGTAAAACACTCCTCATCTAGCAATGCAAGCAAAACATTCATTCGGGAATCAACTAAACTCTCATTTCCCATAAAACACCAATGTACAAATGTTCTCTCAAAAGCATTCAGAAATTTGTTGGGTTCTCTATTGACCCCATCAGTGACATCAGCACCGATCCCACTAGCAGTCTCCTCACTAGAAATAATTTTCTGTATGGTTTTTTTGGGTCCAAAAATAGAAACCATGACTAGTAGAAAGTTTACTGCATCTGCTGAATCCTGCCACACAATACACAAACAGATCATCAGCCAGATCCTTAAAGAGGTGCCTGCTAGAGACAGCATTTGAAGATCCATATATCGATAAATTCTACACCTTAAACAGTTGTCCCACAGATATATGAGTAGAAAACAAGTAAGAACAAACATCTGATCAGTGCATAAGAAATGCAAAAGGCAAAGCTAATAACTAACTCATAGTACGTAAGAGAAGAATAGAATAATAAGATCAATATCTTGAAAGAAATGTCCAGTGCCTCAAAGGTTCCCGTAAAGTGACACTATTTCACGACCCACCATATAATGACGACAATTCAAACACAAATGTCGTGTGATAGAATCTTCCCTTCGAAGGGTGATAACGGAATCACATGGAAACTCTTTGCACTCGTCTACTTCAACCATGTTTCATTAGTTCTATGAGTGACATATACATCCATACCTTATCTGTTAAGATATTAATAATGAATGGATGGCCTTCAAACTAATGACTTAAGGTGAGCAAAATCAGACCCTTCTTTtaaaagaggaagaagaaattTTATCAGCTTGTCCACAAATAAAAACATCTCAGGAAAAAAACGCTAACCCTAACTCCCTAAGCCACAAGGTTTAAGACAGTAAATTTCAATCAGAAGGCTTCCAAAGCATTTCTTAACACAGTCAATATTGGTAAAAAAGAGCAGGCAACCATTAAATCAAGAATGAACTCCACAAGAAGAGATTCCAATTTGAAAGCAAGATTGcacatacaaaaaaaaatgttgaaCTTACCGCAGATATAATTAGTGACAGAGTTTTCTCCAAAAGAGGTCCAGCCAGAAACTCTAGAGGCCAGCTTTCAGATTTTGAAATTGCATACTTTCCCACCATGACTATAAACCGATTAATTTGCATTAGATTGTAACTAGTTTCATCTGCATGAACTGTTTGCTGCAACGCCTTAAGGCAGTTTTCCTGAAATGCTTCACAGAACAGAACGAGCAGTTGACAATCTAAAGGGTAGATACCAGAAAGAATATTGATAATACATTCCCCTGTATCATGCAAATGCCCTTGCCTTATCTCGAATAGATGACTATCTAGCAATTTCGGTATCTCTGAAAAAGCATCATCATTTTTACCAGATTCAACTATCTCTCCATGTCTTGTCTCAGAGTCAGACAAGAAATTGTGCCACAAAAGCTTCACAATTATGTTGTCAAGAAGAGAAAAACGAAAAGAGGAAACATCTTCTTGTTTACAATATCTAGCAAAACAAGAAAACACATGAAAATTAGATGACTGGAAGGGAGTGAACCATGTCGAATCACAACGAACAAAGCTTTTATATTAACCAAGACTAATTACTACTCTGTATTTTCTTATTCTCTTCACCTGAAAGTCTGAAACTAATTTCACCTGAACCAAATTAATTCAAGCTAAACGAGAGATATAGAATTATAGACTAAAGGCTAATATGCAAGCCACTTCATTACTTGAAAGCTGCATTACACATAAATAAACAAAATATCATATTGTATTGGACATCAGTCCTGATTACAATAACGGTCATGATAGTGTAGCACTATGCTTGTAGACAATAGTGCGGTTTATGAAGTCTTATTTTTATCAATCATACAGGCTTTATCGGTCTAGTATTGGTCGTGGTGGTTATATATTGGCATAGGATGCACCGTCTCAGTCAAATATCAGCCATGTACTGACAGCGTTGGTCAAATATCGTCCATAATAGAAAGATATTGGCAGCTATTAGAAGTCCTTAAGGTACAGGAAAATCCTGACGCATTAAGATAAACCAGCATTGTGTGTCAGATATTTGCTACAATGAAACGAAACACTAGAATCAGGCCTGCTAGGTTAAAGTCAaacataaaagaaataaaatatagAACAAGCAacacataaataaataaataaataacaaattaCATGCTAATATATTTGCCAAGAAGAAACATTACCTTGATGCATTATTTAAGACCCAAAGGAAACACTCTTTCAGGGTAAGGAAGAATGCCAAGCGATCAGCACTACTAGGATGAGATGCATCTCTTCCCGCCCACAGATTCTGGAAAAAGTCAATAAAGAACTGCAGTCCAACTATTTCTGGGGGTAAAGCATCTAGTAAAAGGACAAATGCAGGGTACGAGACCAGCTGTGAGCCAAAGCAGCCGTTTCTGAGGAACTGCCAAAAGCGATTTGAAAATGTTTTTTGAAAATTTATAGAAGACCAACTTTGAGGGAAACGTTTGCAGAAAAACAGAATTGTTTCCCACAATGCTGTGTGACACGATGGGTCCTTTTCTTGAAGAGCACCCAGTATAGCAGGTGAAAGAGCTTTCACATCTTCTTCACCAATAACCTCGGGAATATTCTTGACGAAACTTCGCAATACTGTATATGTAGCTGTCCGAACAACGGAATCATGAGATTTCAAAAAATCTTGGAAGTTACGATGAGCAGACATCAAGCTTTTTGCAGAAGAAATTGCAACATCCTGGGCTTTCAGAGCATTCTTTGGTAGGTTGTTTGACTCATCAGAGCTGACTTTAGCAGATTTTAATCCCAGTAAAACATCAATTAGAGTAGCAAGAGCCAATAATGATGATGAAATAACCTGACATAAATTGAAAGAGACGGAAAAAATGAAGGGACGAGCAATGTTAGAAGGGGAAGCAAAACATCATGAAAGACCAACATACAAGAGAAAAGTAGCAACAGCATTAAAACAGTCTTCAATGATTCCACAGATGGCGGGGTAAGGAGGATCATATGTAGGCAACCTTACCCATGTGTAAACAATACAAGAGACTCATAATGAAAAATGTGTCAAGAATTGCACCAAAAGACGGCTACTTCACATACATGAAAGAATATAATGTAGTATTACAAGTTGAGAGATTTCTCAGCAcaactaactaaactaataacACCTGTCTACAAAATATATAAGTTATCCTAAAAGACTTAAAGTTCCATTAGATCTACGAATGTCAAAAACATAAAGCATATAGACTAACTAGTTGCAATTGACATTTAACATTTAACATTTGACATTGCAATTGACATTTGACTAGGTACATACTCGTTGATGCATTTCTGTCAACTCGTCAGAAGCGACAGCAAGATCAGCCATACTCTGCGGTGTCAGCTTTAAATTATCACCCAAATACTCGAACACTTCCGACGTGCAGAACATCAGTGCATCCAGTCTCTTTTCGTGAGATGGAAAGGCAACCTGTTCAATAGCAAACAGATCCTACTTTTAGCCAGTCACCCTGAGTAGTTATTTGGAATGCACAATAATGAAATGACAAACTTGTGCATATATAGGTTGAAGAGGAGATCCAACAAAGTAGTCATAGACTCATAGTATAATCACATAGATATGTTTGCAAGGAACAGACATATTAGGGTGCATTACATGCGTCATTGCCAAGGTAAAGCCAGGTTTGAAATTAGCAGCCTCACAAATTTCAGCCCTTTACAGTAAATAAAGCGAAATCCTTAGTCACAACTCACAATCCCCTTTTCAACCGTCTACGCTATCAGCAACCAGAAAAGAACTATACAAGGAAAATTGGTAAGAGCAAAAGGCCGAGTATATACGAGATGAGACCACCTAGAAGCACCTCGAACAAAAGCCAACTAGCCAATTAAACTGGTTACAGAAAACTGTTTCTTTTATGTTTATGATAAGAAAGATGTGGTAGTATTCATTAAAGGAGACCAAGGCATGACACGGTGATATCCACATTCAAAAAGACACCATAGGTCCATGGGGCGATGCCCATATACAAAAAGACACCATGAGGGCGACGTCCATATAAAAAAAACAAGAGCAAACGAGCAAAGCAATTTCTCTCAAATTATCACGATAATCAAATCTTAAGGGGAAAGGAGGGAGTAAAAAGTTGATCCAAGTGGAGAGCTCAAGAGCTCGACTCCAACTATACAACTTCAAAAAGTGGAGTTTTAACTAGACATGTGAAAGTATTATCATTAGATACACGATGATGTTTTTCACCAAGTACATTAACGTATAGCCAACAAATCATCTTCCAAACTTCGGCTAATCAACTCTTCTTCATTCTCCTTTACCAAGTCAATAGGGGAAATCTTTAGGGTTACACGAGTAGAAAACCATTTCTATTTCTCAAGCTCCTTTTTAGCCTCAACATACTGCCATGCTGGTAGAGGTTTAAAGGACGCATTATGCAATAGTATAGAGTTCACAATACTGGATATTCAACTGAAGGAGCCCGGCCAAATTTGCATGATAATCTATATTTCAAGTGTATGACCCTTCACTTTAGTGGCTCATGATCATATGGATACTTATCATTATCCATAATAGATCTTTGAGCATGATCCTAATGAAATTTAGATAACAAATGAAAGACGACGTTGCAAAAAAAAATAGTTGCTTGCTAGTGAGCTCTTCTTTAGTATGACTTCTTCGAAGCCTTCACAGGAAAAACAAAGGGTTCcgctcttttttttctctttaatAAGAAAAATGAAACGAGTTATCAATGAACTAAAAGACTGATAGGAAAAGAGTTCTAGCAACAAAGCCTCAAACAAAGTCTAAAGAATGGCTAATCACAAACACGCACAAATTCATGCTCCACCTAATTGCGGAGTCAAATATTGTAATATCCTAGATAGCATAAACATGGTTTTTCCAACACCCCCTCAGCCCCTCAAGGCGATCTCTCCTCGACTGGAGATTCTAGGAGTTTCCCCTTGTAACATTATGCACCTAAAAAGAGACTGGAACGGTGAAAATCAGATAAGTGTTACATGCCAGGGTTCTGATTAGAGAATCACAATTTCTCTTTCCACACATCTTGCTATGATCATAAGATATCCTCGTTGTGCACCAAAAAACTGAGAAATGAGACAAATTTCTGTATAGAAGTATAGAGGTTCTTCCATCTTCACTGCTAACTATCCTAGCTAGAAACAAGAAATAAACCAGTCTGGCAAAGTCCAGAGAGGGTAATTCTCGTAAGCATTTTAGCCCCACAACAGATAGGGAGTTCAATAATATCACTCTCTAAAAAACAGTATTCTTcgattgtttttctttttattcaATAAATTTGGCATAAATATCAAGCATTCTATAGAAAAAAGAAGTTATTTAATACAGAGAAGGTCATAGTGTCATACTAACATATATCCATTCCACGCCAGTTTGGCAAAACTAATTTAAAATGCCTTGTAAATCCCTCCACAGTTTTTTAGATAGATAGCAAATGGTTGTTTCATTTTCGTTCAAGGATCACTTGGACATAGCCTCTTAGTTATTGAAGCGGAAGGCGGCCTGCGCCATCCCCCACATGAGCGTTTTCCTAGATATTGGGCTAATTGCCACGGTTGGTTAAAGAGTCATATCATGACATTATGTCTAAAATGACGATGAGTTGTAGACTTGTAGGCCTGGTTGTTACACTCATGTAGCAGTGAAATCTGATAGCAGAACGGAAACTAATAGACAAATGCATTTTTTTAAGCTTATGTAACCATCCATTCAAATATCTCCTGGCACAgaattttttttcttgattggTAACAGTCATAGATGAAACTGTGACAGAAGCTCAAGTTGACTAGTTTTTCTTAGTAGTACAGAAAACAATTGGGATTGATAAGCAAGCTAATGCCCTAGTCACCAATCAAGAACAATAATAGTGAATGAAATGCTATGAACCTGCAGTGACCGCTTAGCAGCTACCGATACTTCCGAGACTGAATCAAACTGACCAAACCACCATGGTCCCATGAGAGACTTAAGATGCACTGCCAACTCCCGTCTGCAGAAGAGAGAAAATGTTACTTTTACCAGAAAATAAAGTTCATTTGGCATCAACTAAAATTTCATTCGCCCATTTCAAAGAAACTAGTGAGGGTAGATCACCGACTGTACTGGGAGTCTGGGATACATAACAACAATGTAAATCCAGCTTAGAAAGTGAATATTACTAACCCAGCTGCAGTGACGAGGCTGGTCATAGTCTCGTGGGTTGCACGTCGAACTTCTCTGTTATAATCCATCAAAAGCCTCCTATATTCAAAACCCTTAATCAGAAAGCACAGGTCAGACTGAGGTCGCAGAAAAAAgtaatatcaaaattgatatcaAAACCTTAATGAGAAAGTAAGGTCAAATAAAGGACATAGAAGAGAACAGTATATAAAGAAAAAATAATCAAAACTTTCATCAATAAGTGCACACCAGACCATATGGGAGTGACATCAGAGCATACCTCAATACCAAACACTATGCGGAGTATGCGATATGGTTATAACTACTAGGGTCACAAAAATAAACATACGGCCTAGCATGAAACTTTTTTCTTAATTTTGACAAGATTTTCTCAAGGGTGATACAATCAATGGATGCGGACAAAATAATCCAAAAGAAAATTGTACCAAAATTAGAATACTTCTTAAGACCACTTCGCTCATGGTTAAGGTTGGTTCCAAATTTCCTCACTCTCTAGCCTGTTTTTTATCTATCAAAGGGCCGCTGGAATTATATTTCCCTGAACTATTAAAAACGCATTTTCAGGCTTTCAAAAATGGCCAAATCATGGTCATATGCTCCCTTTAGTCCTTCATGGCCAAAGGTAATGCCATCAAGTGAATCTTCAGGATGAGGAATATCTATTCTAGATAAAAGAAACCACCATCCTTATACTGCGCAATGCCTCACAAATATGCATGGGCTGGGTGGCCATATTATACACTTCTTTCGTATTTGTTGATGATGTTTCCAGACCTTTGCACCATAATAATCCCACAAAGATCACATAAGCCAATACAGTGATTTTCAGAAACACGAAATACTCTTCACACTAGATGCAACAAGAAAAGGATGAGAAAGAGTTCATAAAGAAGATGGAACTTGTTCATTGAAATGGAGAAAGGTGAGATTTTACTCCAAATATCTATAACTTTAGGAGGATTCAGTTTATTAATTATTGACGGAAAATTGTTCCCATAAGCATTTCCCTTCAAACAAGCTTTGAACACCATGTGATATCATATGTTATTTCTTTACTTTTTCTTGAAATCAGATTCTCGAGATTATTTTTCACGTCAAGAGTCCATGTTCTCTATCTTATGATGTTTTTTAGATACACACATTCATCACTTGCTAATCTGCCCATTTACCAAACTTTTTTCTTAAAAGGAACAATGAGCAAGTCATGAAAATTATGGTAAACTTTCAACGATATTTGGAAAAACATTAACGATATTTGGAAAAGCATTATATAACGGGAACTAACGTAACGACAAGCTTAAATTCCGTTGCAAAATGAGGGCGATCTCGTACCATGCCCATTGCCGACACATCTCGAGTACTCAAAAAGCAATTACCAAACCAATAGTCTCCACAACAACTCGGATCCCAAATCTTGGGCAGTGAGGAATCCATCAACATGCACAAAATGTTCTACTGAAAACAAAGATAAGCCTCTCCCCAAGATAATATCTATTATAGTGTCTTGAGAGCGTACCAATATAATATTAGAAACACTACTCTACtaagaaaacagaaattaaaaaaattatattCCTGACTCACAAATGATGACCATGTCATAAGATGTCACCCACAAGGATGAGACCTGAATAACAATTACTCCTATAGGCTGCAGCATAAACAAGGGTCCAAAACAGTACTTACCCATTGTGGAATAATCAGTACAACATCCTTCCCAGACTTGTCCTTCAGTAGTGCCGCTAGAGAATTTAAAGCTTTAAGCTGTAGTAACAAAAGATAGCAGCACTTCAAGATCAATATagagaaaaaaaatgatttgTTTTAATACATACAAAATTAAGCATCATATGTCATTTACTGTCTCATAGATGTAATTACGAACGAacgaaatatatataaaaaaattaaCAGAATACAAAAAAAGGTGTTGCTTAGTGTAGCATGTCAAAACTGTCAATCCCCGTTTAGCACAACATGTGAGATGTCACATGCTTTGGATAGATACCAAGACGAACATACTAAAGGCATCCTTCTGCATAAAtcgtcattaaaataaaataatggaAACCTAATCTCAGAGAATTAGAATAGACGCATtgagaaaaatatgaaaattttgaTGGAAAAGGAATATTCTTCAACAAAACTTGTAAATAAGAAAATTAATCACTCGGCTCAATCTTCTTTTCACAGAAAATAGCATATGAAGTCACACATATATTCTTGGACAAAGATACGGTTCATCAATGAAAGTTTGAAAAGTAACTCCAGAAGGGCAGGAGTCAGGGCCCATCTACAAAAAACAACAGCATATAAAATCTTGCCACTTGCATCTTTCTGACACTAGATTATTCGGACGAGATAACCTCTTAATACAAAGGTCAGAGTTCTTCATCAAGATCACTAAGTGCACATACTTCTACCGGAAGGCTTTTTTGTCAGATTTTAAAACTGTCTTTGATTTATTAGGAATATAAGATAAGGGAAGGAAACGTGGAGGGATTCTAAAAGTTTTATACATGGATTATGAGTTTTCTCTACTTTTGCATCCCCATTTCTCTTCACACCACCACTGTCTTCGTGCATTGTTCAGATGATCAGGAATCACAAGGTGTACATCTACTAAGtgtattcagttgagcataattCTACTATATATCCGAGAATGAATCACTCTGAAGAGTATACTCAGACGTGGCTTAGCTTCTTTATGATCAAGTAGTGTGTGATCCCAGAATTGTCAAACTTTGATTCGGCAGAAACTTGGAGCCTTATGCGTAGTTTTTGCTCAGATTTAGATATCCTCTAATGCTTTAGTCAATTTgcatttcgaaaaaaaaaaacacttgcaACGTCTTGTTATACGTCATCTCCCATGGGAGCCCGCAAACATTCCGCAACTATTAAAAAGAGTAAAAAGCCCTTTTGCCTCAATTCTAACATATACTTAACAGCAGTGATAAAACTGATAGCAACCCGTGTGATTTCATATATATCCTATGATCTAAAAGAACAATAAGCAGTTTAAGCACTTGGCCCAATGACTCCTTATCTCAAAATTGTACATATCTATGCACTTGCTTTCAAGATACTCTTCCCATCCATCGAGCTAAGTGTCATCTTATTATTGTCTTATCAATACTAACATCTTTCAACACAAACCCGCTTTGTCCCCGCATATAGGTTACATTTGCTATTAAGACCGTGCAAATGTGTGCCAGTGGGATAAAAACTTGACTAAAACAAAAACGTAAACAATTTTCTAAGCGGACTGATATGAAATACGAACTATACCTAGAAACAAAAGAAGTATTACTTCGTATTACATAAATAACAAACGATAAAAAGACCAAGCCGAGAAAATCACCTTTGTAGTAGGGTCTCTTCTAGCAAGTCTTTTCAAGTATTGCACCATCTCACCATCAACACCCTATATTCAAACCACTTAAATTGTTCACCACCACAGCACTACTAAGCCAAACAAGGAAACTCGAAACGGAATTTTCACCCCGTTGGAACTACAGCAATTAAATTACACAAAATTGATCAACATAATCCGAATTAAATCGAAAAGCTCAAAAATTTCACCTTAAAAGAACCGGATTCCTCGGCATGAAGAGCAGAATCAACCCGAGTACTGCCCAAATAACCACCAAACCCAATTTGAGGTGTGCCCACAGGAACAAGTGAGGCAGCAAGACTGAAAAATCATCAAATTCATCAAATTTTGCACTTAATTGAGCTTAACAAATCAttaagattgcaactttaaactAAActaccaaaactcacaaaaatccAACAACGAAAACAACTGAAACAtccaaaaaaaacaataaaaaagttGATTGATTATAATAAAGAGATGAGTAAACCTGCTGCTGGATGCACGAGCTTTGGTTCTTCCACTTTCACCCTTTTGTTTACCCATTATTGATTAAGTATTACTGATTGTAATCTCTCTTTCTTTGTTCAGAAATTGATGAGCGTATCTTCAATTTTTAATTGGGTAATGATATGATTATGGACGATGGGTTTTTATGCGAGAATTGCCGCCATTGGAAGACTAGTTTTGATTCGGGTAGGTCTTTCAATTAAGGTCTTCTGCTCTTAGCAACCCGTCGTCtaatattttcctttttttttttttttttttacagtatttgtgttatgaaatattattataatagaTTTAATGTCCGGGCCTAATTGTAATGTTCTGTCGTGTATAATTTAAAGTTGTCTTATGTGTTTAGTAGCTTGCTCTTCATTTAATATCAATTTAATGCCAGcatatctataaaatcttattaaaaggctaactTCAAAAGGCCACGCAGACAATGCCACGTAGGCTAAGGAAAAGCCACGTATGCATTTGCAATGCCACATCTTAATCCGCGTGTCACTCTAatctataaaattttattaaaaggctacttgaaacacctattaaatgtcacgtagacatcAATTAAAAGCTATCTAAGATAGATTAtaaatgtcacgtagacatcgactaaaagccacctagcaataaattattttttaatccactctttttttccttctttaaaaaaaaccaaaatcagATTAGTAATCCTTGTTCTTTTACTTCACccacatatgaatcaactacatatacaattttcaaaatatcatcttCCCCAATTTTTTTTGGCCAAAATGCCTTTGAATTGCCGATGTCCGTGTTCAAATATAtttctatctatacaatatagttaaatgaCTAATTAAATCATCTATAAAATACCATTAAAAGACTAACTTGAGTAGTATTTAATTGTCATGTGACAACTCTCAAAAACCTCCTAATTTGCTATAATATTTCATGTCTAATtaagttataataataataataataacacattcaagatgttttattatgcatttactccacttttgtttttcctcttctCCCATTCATTGTAAGTTCGTAACCTAATTTCAACCTTTCATCTTACTCTTGAATTCTTAATCTTA
It includes:
- the LOC141592474 gene encoding E3 ubiquitin-protein ligase listerin; the protein is MGKQKGESGRTKARASSSSLAASLVPVGTPQIGFGGYLGSTRVDSALHAEESGSFKGVDGEMVQYLKRLARRDPTTKLKALNSLAALLKDKSGKDVVLIIPQWGFEYRRLLMDYNREVRRATHETMTSLVTAAGRELAVHLKSLMGPWWFGQFDSVSEVSVAAKRSLQVAFPSHEKRLDALMFCTSEVFEYLGDNLKLTPQSMADLAVASDELTEMHQRVISSSLLALATLIDVLLGLKSAKVSSDESNNLPKNALKAQDVAISSAKSLMSAHRNFQDFLKSHDSVVRTATYTVLRSFVKNIPEVIGEEDVKALSPAILGALQEKDPSCHTALWETILFFCKRFPQSWSSINFQKTFSNRFWQFLRNGCFGSQLVSYPAFVLLLDALPPEIVGLQFFIDFFQNLWAGRDASHPSSADRLAFFLTLKECFLWVLNNASRYCKQEDVSSFRFSLLDNIIVKLLWHNFLSDSETRHGEIVESGKNDDAFSEIPKLLDSHLFEIRQGHLHDTGECIINILSGIYPLDCQLLVLFCEAFQENCLKALQQTVHADETSYNLMQINRFIVMVGKYAISKSESWPLEFLAGPLLEKTLSLIISADSADAVNFLLVMVSIFGPKKTIQKIISSEETASGIGADVTDGVNREPNKFLNAFERTFVHWCFMGNESLVDSRMNVLLALLDEECFTEQWDTIISYAAIAGTSHVGRLATLIQKVRSLTRQRSRVHNNKIFQISCWQHEKLDSVAFSVMLSAPESLDSHVKFIRAVLGGSMEDDDVSFLSKNATVHVYERAFDELVAFIMESPFACVRKFGSLSRSLVNSSTSEIKHNVDVGHLAKRAYFALEVLSSSTFTLKSYCKESELLLGAAGVMFVIDWDCCLSQLLGTELKNCSQDHMMAREKFGRAMHEFRTSIDKQFWRSFPAQFRAKLGSLLVQFNRSSIFVDDTFDTSVVTSLCCKWIVEVCECLCVSQLEEQNLIDKLLGSDDLWPLWIMPANSTNKEKITLRLEHAPTDVPVFRTHEFVALIDKLILEIGVAKMFVAFNPHPTATEEGQSENYELAASQSKSFRAWLVAEMFCTWKWPGGSALGTLLPSLISYVKSEQGGESSFVFDSVLNILLKGALICGINGQLRFFNTCPPSNKDLDEIEEPFLRALVSLLATLLNEGIWNQEQAIEFWQLLISDLYTGQETNINCLRILPLLVPVLAQFLHESGGSKDMVIDSLPISFREDVQDWLGKTLAFPSLISWTSDEDIKEWFHLALSCFPLRRTEDMHQLKLHPSSLETKHLLDLFRKQRHDASLSIVSNSLPVVPVLLSRLMVIVVGYCWKELDEEEWRYILSHWRSWTELVVTTMEEAAESLDIENGDNLEVTVSKVEQLMHNLDSSLVNIAINALYGFSYLMELSKCHPSDQTESLTFCTSEVCQFTIDQIQEGVLRIFFSAGISEAISDLLSCEGLSIISRSHATCPQFWNLVARTVINSSMSSREKAFKAVELWGLKTNVISSLMSILFSSKLVSTVQFASFVLLSSAPLSSSAIMKENVLDSLPGTSTSVSVSDNLDLLAESNLLRDEIHRLLCTSPAEILDQDLEAQERVQVFLAWSLVLTYLASLPASSSKREKLVQEIQESASSAILDCLFQHIPFELAVTNGMKKKDSDLPAELEDIATAATRAIRTGSVLFVVECLWPVRPQSLSLLASAIFGLMLHVLPAFVRVWFTSLRVRSASSAIESFTKTWCSPHLVSDELSQIKKSDFVDECFSVSVSKSANEVVATYTKEETGMDLVIRLPVSYPLRPVDVECTRSLGISEVKQRKWLLSLMAFVQNKNGALAEAIRIWKSNFDKEFEGVEECPICYSVIHTSNHSLPRLACKTCKHKFHAACLYKWFSTSHKSNCPLCQSPF